In Anaerobacillus isosaccharinicus, one genomic interval encodes:
- a CDS encoding DUF5348 domain-containing protein translates to MKRGILVFDHHQGEWRVWIGQQPYWIEQGYTFELRIKNRHFHAYLEKDFDWFVTLDQEVRFVLHTYEVYKIRLILQDYIRIDASL, encoded by the coding sequence GTGAAACGCGGGATACTAGTATTTGACCACCATCAGGGGGAATGGCGAGTATGGATTGGGCAGCAACCTTACTGGATAGAACAAGGTTACACGTTTGAACTTCGGATTAAGAACAGGCATTTTCATGCTTATTTAGAAAAGGATTTTGATTGGTTCGTAACTCTAGATCAGGAGGTAAGGTTTGTCCTGCATACTTATGAGGTTTACAAAATACGGCTAATACTACAGGATTATATTCGCATCGATGCCTCTTTATAG